The following is a genomic window from Deinococcus aerolatus.
GCTGTCATCCAGAATCAGGATCGCCGGTTCGCGCACAATGGCCCGCGCAATGGCGGTGCGCTGGCGCTGGCCACCCGACAGGGTCACGCCGCGCTCGCCCAGCAGCGTCTCGAAGCCCAGCGGGAAGCCCTCGATGTCCTCCAGCAGTCCGGCCAGACGGGCGGCGTTGCGCACCTTTTCCGGGTCCGGCTGCTGCGGGATGTTCGGCGGCGGCGGCGCACCCACCACGCTCACCCCGGTCTTGACAACCGGCAGTTCCTGCTTCTCCACCCCGAAGGCGATGTTGTTGGCGATGCTGTCGCCGAACAGGAAGGGTTCCTGCGGCACCACCGCCACCGCGTCGTGCAGCAGCTTCAGCGGAACGACCCTCAGGTCGTGGCCGTCCAGCCGCACCACGCCGGAGGAGGGGTCCATGCTGCGGGTGATCAACTGGCCCAGCACGGTCTTGCCGCTGCCGGTGGGGCCGGTAATGCCCAGGAACGTTCCGGCCGGCACATGCAGGTCAATGTTCTTCAGGACCTCACGGTTGCCGTAGTTCATGGACACGTTCTCAAAGCGCAGGTCTCCTTCCAGGGCGCGGATGCTCACGTCGGTGCGGCCCGGCACGTCCTGGACCTGCGGGCGCGCGTCGTACAGCTCGCGCAGGCGCAGCCAGGAGGCCAGCCCGCGCTGGGTGACGCCGGTGATCCAGCCGATCATCAGCATCGGGAAGGTCAGGCGCTCGAGGGTCCCCACGAACTGCACGAACATTCCCAGCGTGAACGCGCCGTTGGAGGTCAGGATCAACCGTCCGCCGACCAGCAGAATCAGCGCGAAGGCCAGCCCCAGCAGCAGGCTCATGAAGGAGCGCAGGGGGCCGTCCACCTTGGTCAGCGCAATGTTGCGCCGGAGCAGTTCCAGGTTCATGGCCTTGTACTCGCTGATCTCGCGGTCCTCGATGGCGTAGCCCTTGACCACCCGCGCGCCGCTGAAGTTCTCCTGCGCCTTGCCGGCGATCTTGCTGTTCTGCTCCTGCGCCAGCCGGTGGCGCACGTTGATCAGCCGCGCCAGGTAGGTCAGGATGCCCACAATCACCGGCACCACCGCCACAACGATCAGGGTTAGCTGCCAGCTGAGGCTGAACATCACCGCGAAAGCCGTGAGAAAACCCGACACGATGTTCACGACCTGCCACGCCCCGAAGCCCAGCATTTCGCGCACGGCGCTCAGGTCGCCGGTCAGGCGGTTCATCAGGTCGCCAGTGCTGGCGCGGTCGTAGTACGGCTTGTCCAGGCTCTGCAGATGGCCGAAGATGTCGCGCCGCACCTCATACTCGGTCTGGCGCGAGGCCACCACGATCAGGCGGCGCATGAACAGCATCAGCACCCCCGCGGTGGCCGCCGCCGCCACGATGCCCAGCGCGTACCAGCCGGCCTGCGCCAGCGTGATGCCCGGCGTGGCCACGTCGCCGTCGCGCGCCCCGGTCAGGCCGTCAATGGTCAGACGGATGAAGTAGAACGGCAACAGGTTGATGGCGTTGGCAAAGATCACCAGCACCATGCCAATCAGGTACTGGCGCTGGTGCATTTTCAGGTAGGGCCAAAGGGAACGCAGACTGTCCAAGGAAAACCTCGTCGCGGAGAGAAAAGGGGCGGAGCTTCGGAGGCCGCCCGGGCCGAAGCCAGGCGCGCCCGTGCGCCGGACAGCATACGCCGGATCGCTGATGGGCGAATGCGCCATGTGGCGCATAGACGGGGGATTTCTCGGACGTTAACGCCTCCGGAGCCAGGCAGCGTCAGGCGGCCCAGGGTTCAGGCGGTCTATACGCTGGGTAGCGAGTGAAAAGCTGCTGCCAGCGTATGAAACGGGCCATGCCCGGCCCCCTCTGTGCCCCCACGCCTGTCCGGCCCACGGGGACCTTCATCTCACGGCAGGTTCGGCGGTTTGACACCCCCCATACGCGGTGCTACTATTCCCAGCCGGAAGTGACCGTGCCTGCACGACTGCTTCCGCACTCAAGT
Proteins encoded in this region:
- a CDS encoding ABC transporter ATP-binding protein, translating into MHQRQYLIGMVLVIFANAINLLPFYFIRLTIDGLTGARDGDVATPGITLAQAGWYALGIVAAAATAGVLMLFMRRLIVVASRQTEYEVRRDIFGHLQSLDKPYYDRASTGDLMNRLTGDLSAVREMLGFGAWQVVNIVSGFLTAFAVMFSLSWQLTLIVVAVVPVIVGILTYLARLINVRHRLAQEQNSKIAGKAQENFSGARVVKGYAIEDREISEYKAMNLELLRRNIALTKVDGPLRSFMSLLLGLAFALILLVGGRLILTSNGAFTLGMFVQFVGTLERLTFPMLMIGWITGVTQRGLASWLRLRELYDARPQVQDVPGRTDVSIRALEGDLRFENVSMNYGNREVLKNIDLHVPAGTFLGITGPTGSGKTVLGQLITRSMDPSSGVVRLDGHDLRVVPLKLLHDAVAVVPQEPFLFGDSIANNIAFGVEKQELPVVKTGVSVVGAPPPPNIPQQPDPEKVRNAARLAGLLEDIEGFPLGFETLLGERGVTLSGGQRQRTAIARAIVREPAILILDDSLSAVDTETERKILDGLREVSAGRTVILIAHRVSTLRHADRIVVLEEGRVTEQGSHDELLALDGHYAELERLQRLASDLDEDDNATLDPEVAADRLAARREAIRNGQEPGQPPTPQPQTQQTPAQQPPARQEVLK